Proteins encoded in a region of the Isosphaeraceae bacterium EP7 genome:
- a CDS encoding aldose 1-epimerase, giving the protein MAFQVSEEVRSGRKVYHLRDTTTGASASILPESGFNLFDLKLPVGGHLRPILSSYPDFPNKPRDFGRNGIPILFPFPNRIRDAKYSYGGKDYTLPATNGSNAIHGFAISDPWDVVEAKVTDAGATIAGRYQISKNSPAMQPNWPTDGVLSIRYTLNGRTLTLEAEVSNPTAQPFPFGLGFHPYFHLPFTDGGDQARTKVIVPASKFWELDQFLPTGKIVDVPAGLDFRAGQPIKGLKLDDVLTGLAFEGDTCTCKLVDEALGAEFHLSFDKGFRELVVYTPPGDGDVISLEPYTQTTDAINLQTKGVDAGLRVLGHGEMATFKVVFQTVG; this is encoded by the coding sequence ATGGCGTTCCAGGTTTCCGAAGAGGTTCGATCGGGACGCAAGGTCTACCACCTGCGCGACACGACCACAGGCGCCTCGGCGTCGATCCTCCCCGAGTCGGGCTTCAACCTCTTCGACCTGAAACTTCCCGTCGGGGGCCACCTCCGCCCAATCCTCTCCTCCTATCCCGACTTCCCGAATAAGCCGAGAGATTTCGGCCGCAACGGGATCCCCATCCTCTTCCCGTTCCCCAACCGCATCCGCGACGCCAAGTACTCCTACGGCGGGAAAGACTACACGCTCCCCGCCACCAACGGTTCCAACGCCATTCACGGCTTTGCCATCTCCGACCCCTGGGATGTCGTCGAGGCCAAGGTCACGGATGCGGGGGCCACGATCGCCGGTCGATACCAGATCAGCAAGAATTCGCCCGCGATGCAGCCCAACTGGCCCACGGATGGCGTGCTCTCCATCCGCTACACGCTCAATGGACGGACGCTCACCCTGGAGGCCGAGGTCTCCAATCCGACCGCCCAGCCGTTCCCGTTCGGGCTCGGTTTCCATCCCTACTTCCACCTCCCATTCACCGACGGCGGGGACCAGGCCAGGACCAAGGTCATTGTCCCCGCGTCCAAATTCTGGGAGCTGGATCAGTTCCTGCCCACCGGCAAGATCGTCGACGTCCCCGCCGGCCTTGACTTCCGCGCGGGCCAGCCGATCAAGGGCCTGAAGCTCGATGATGTTCTCACCGGCCTGGCCTTCGAGGGCGACACATGCACCTGCAAGCTCGTCGACGAAGCACTGGGTGCCGAGTTCCACCTGAGCTTCGACAAGGGATTCCGCGAGTTGGTCGTCTACACGCCTCCGGGAGATGGCGACGTCATCTCGCTCGAACCTTACACGCAGACGACTGACGCGATCAATCTCCAGACGAAGGGTGTCGACGCCGGATTACGCGTCCTCGGGCACGGCGAGATGGCCACGTTCAAAGTTGTCTTCCAGACCGTCGGGTAA
- a CDS encoding hybrid sensor histidine kinase/response regulator — MTGPRPTLLVVDDEPEVLRSMQDLFRPDYRVIAFEGGQAALEAMAAEPDVHVIISDQQMPRMSGVEFLRRARLIHPQATRLLMTGFADIRAVIGAINEGGVFRYITKPCDPDELIGLVRQGVEQHNLITERTRLVDDLTRTNASLVEANRLKTAFIEVASHELNTPVAVVLGMSELWRMSQGKEATKAERDWVDRIHAAGKRLAGSVERMLKLLRADRFDRTLDIQEVDLGSLLDRSLADLDPFLRARHQHVVVNADRLGSAEVDPAKMHDVFANLIVNAIKFTADGGTIRVDACDVGGNAVKFTVIDEGIGICADDRPHLFEPFFTGYDTMHHSSGDFQYCKKGIGLGLCLVKAFVELHGGHVAVISKPGEGSTFSFTIPRKQKSYSIEPTPAAASLPLASSVNRSTSPEKPDVLRVGLASTIR; from the coding sequence ATGACCGGCCCACGCCCCACACTCTTGGTCGTCGACGACGAGCCTGAGGTCTTGCGCTCGATGCAGGACCTCTTCCGGCCCGATTATCGCGTGATCGCGTTCGAAGGAGGCCAGGCCGCCCTCGAAGCGATGGCGGCCGAGCCCGACGTGCACGTCATCATCTCCGATCAGCAGATGCCTCGCATGTCGGGCGTGGAGTTCCTCCGCAGGGCCAGACTGATTCACCCTCAGGCCACCCGACTGTTGATGACCGGCTTCGCTGACATCCGGGCCGTCATCGGCGCGATCAACGAAGGGGGAGTCTTCCGCTACATCACCAAGCCGTGCGACCCCGATGAGCTCATCGGCCTGGTCCGACAGGGGGTCGAGCAGCATAACCTGATCACCGAGCGGACGCGGCTCGTCGACGACCTGACGCGGACGAATGCCAGCCTGGTCGAGGCCAATCGACTGAAGACGGCGTTCATCGAGGTGGCCAGTCACGAGCTCAATACGCCGGTTGCCGTGGTCCTGGGGATGAGCGAGCTCTGGCGGATGTCCCAGGGCAAGGAGGCGACGAAGGCCGAACGCGACTGGGTCGACCGGATCCACGCCGCCGGCAAGCGCCTCGCCGGCTCTGTCGAGCGTATGTTGAAGCTGCTGCGTGCCGACCGTTTCGACCGAACTCTGGACATCCAGGAAGTCGACCTCGGATCGCTCCTGGATCGTTCTCTGGCCGACCTCGACCCCTTCCTCAGGGCCCGTCATCAGCATGTGGTCGTGAATGCCGACCGTTTGGGATCGGCCGAGGTGGACCCTGCGAAGATGCACGACGTCTTCGCCAACTTGATCGTCAATGCGATCAAGTTCACGGCCGACGGCGGCACGATTCGGGTCGATGCCTGCGACGTCGGCGGGAACGCCGTCAAGTTCACGGTGATCGACGAGGGAATCGGCATCTGCGCCGACGATCGCCCGCATCTCTTCGAGCCGTTCTTTACCGGCTACGACACGATGCACCACTCCTCGGGCGACTTCCAGTACTGCAAGAAGGGGATCGGCCTGGGCCTCTGCCTGGTCAAGGCCTTCGTCGAGTTGCACGGTGGCCATGTCGCCGTGATCAGCAAGCCCGGCGAAGGCTCGACCTTCTCCTTCACGATTCCCAGGAAGCAGAAATCCTACTCGATCGAGCCGACACCCGCCGCGGCCTCGTTGCCGCTTGCCTCCTCGGTTAACCGGTCGACATCGCCGGAGAAGCCCGACGTGCTTCGAGTTGGCCTGGCATCCACGATCCGCTGA
- a CDS encoding response regulator, whose translation MDKALIVEDDLDQAEILGRLLRHRNLEPILAHDGRTGLKLAAELSPDVILLDLMLPDTDGFLVCQELRRDPRTTRTPVVMVTALDDAQHRARGFRVGANAYLTKPYDADSLYQAVDLARSWRKDLDRRRVDGEIVVELDNEPAFLAEVNDFLMGLRLATPLMPEQVSQLRQALMEMGQNAIEWGNRHRSEALVQIVYRVYHDRVEILVSDEGEGFDREDLPHAASPDDPLSHMDVREKLGLRDGGFGMMISRGMVDDLVYNEAGNQVTLVKRFRADSVHSG comes from the coding sequence ATGGATAAGGCGCTCATCGTCGAGGACGATCTCGACCAGGCCGAGATCCTCGGCCGTCTCCTGAGGCATCGAAACCTCGAACCGATCCTGGCCCACGACGGTCGGACGGGCCTGAAGCTCGCCGCAGAGCTTTCTCCGGACGTGATCCTGCTCGACCTGATGCTCCCCGACACCGACGGGTTTCTCGTCTGTCAGGAGTTAAGACGCGACCCTCGGACGACCCGGACCCCGGTCGTCATGGTCACCGCACTTGACGATGCTCAGCATCGGGCTCGTGGATTTCGGGTCGGTGCAAATGCCTACCTGACTAAGCCTTACGACGCCGATTCGCTTTACCAGGCCGTCGATCTAGCCAGGTCCTGGAGGAAAGACCTCGACCGGCGGCGGGTCGACGGCGAGATCGTCGTCGAGCTGGACAACGAGCCTGCGTTCCTCGCCGAGGTGAACGATTTCTTGATGGGCCTGCGTCTGGCCACCCCGCTGATGCCCGAGCAGGTCTCTCAGCTGCGGCAGGCCCTGATGGAGATGGGACAGAATGCGATCGAGTGGGGAAACCGTCACCGGTCGGAAGCGCTTGTGCAGATTGTCTATCGAGTTTATCACGATCGGGTCGAGATCCTGGTGAGCGACGAGGGCGAAGGATTCGACCGCGAGGATCTTCCCCACGCGGCCTCGCCCGACGACCCGTTGAGTCACATGGACGTGCGCGAGAAATTAGGTCTTCGGGACGGCGGATTTGGGATGATGATCAGTCGAGGGATGGTCGATGACCTCGTTTATAACGAGGCCGGAAACCAGGTCACGCTTGTCAAGCGATTCCGCGCCGACTCGGTCCACTCGGGCTAA
- a CDS encoding Ldh family oxidoreductase gives MPTIAAAELTEFAQSMFAAAGVPPGDARVVAEGLVGANLRGHDSHGVMRVPQYIEFLREGHYRLGVDLIVEHETAAAVTCDGQWGFGQVQAHRLLGKILPKAKALGIAAGTARNCGHIGRLGEYAERAAESGIALIATVNNNGSGQRVAPPGGLEGRLGTNPLCVGIPTEDGPVVLDFGTSVAAEGKVRVYAINEAQTPDGWLFDSDGKPTNDPNVLYRAPFGTLRPMGGDQAYKGFGLALVLDMLAGGLTGGRVAHEGAPPPRGNNVVFLALDPGLFAGRDALIEQATSLAHYVRGTPRAEGVEAILLPGDPERIVLERRLAEGIPIAPAHWARLAELALQLGVTPPA, from the coding sequence GTGCCGACGATTGCAGCCGCGGAGTTGACCGAATTTGCCCAGTCGATGTTCGCCGCCGCGGGCGTCCCGCCCGGGGACGCGCGGGTGGTGGCGGAGGGCCTCGTCGGCGCGAACCTGCGCGGTCACGACTCGCACGGCGTGATGCGGGTTCCGCAGTATATCGAGTTCCTCCGAGAGGGGCACTATCGCCTCGGTGTCGACCTGATCGTCGAGCATGAGACGGCCGCCGCGGTCACTTGTGACGGCCAGTGGGGCTTCGGGCAGGTGCAGGCGCACCGGCTGCTTGGGAAGATTCTGCCCAAGGCAAAGGCCCTGGGCATTGCCGCGGGGACGGCCAGGAACTGCGGGCATATCGGCCGACTTGGCGAATATGCCGAGCGCGCCGCCGAATCGGGGATCGCCCTGATCGCCACGGTGAACAACAACGGATCGGGCCAGCGCGTGGCCCCACCCGGTGGCCTCGAAGGGCGACTGGGGACGAACCCGCTCTGCGTGGGGATTCCGACCGAGGACGGACCGGTCGTGCTCGACTTCGGCACCAGCGTGGCAGCCGAGGGGAAGGTCCGGGTTTACGCGATCAATGAGGCGCAGACTCCCGACGGCTGGCTGTTTGATTCCGATGGCAAGCCGACGAACGACCCGAACGTGCTCTATCGGGCGCCGTTCGGGACCCTCAGGCCAATGGGCGGCGATCAGGCGTACAAAGGGTTCGGACTGGCCCTGGTACTCGACATGCTGGCCGGCGGTCTCACCGGCGGTCGGGTCGCGCACGAGGGGGCCCCACCGCCACGCGGAAACAACGTGGTTTTCCTGGCGCTCGATCCCGGGCTATTCGCCGGGCGTGACGCCCTGATCGAGCAGGCAACCTCGCTGGCGCACTATGTCCGCGGGACTCCGCGTGCGGAGGGTGTCGAGGCGATCCTGCTCCCGGGCGACCCGGAGCGGATTGTGTTGGAGCGAAGGCTCGCCGAAGGGATCCCGATCGCGCCGGCGCACTGGGCAAGGCTCGCCGAGCTGGCGTTGCAACTCGGCGTGACCCCGCCGGCCTGA
- the rbsD gene encoding D-ribose pyranase has translation MKKGGILNPSICSLLAELGHTDELLIVDAGYPLPPDGHVIDLTLTPGIPRFLDVLRAVAEELVIEAVSIASEMTEFSPKLYQEVVKMLGDVDIDEVPHHEFKEQSLAVKGVIRTAEFTPYANIRILCGSAF, from the coding sequence ATGAAAAAAGGTGGCATCCTCAACCCGTCGATCTGCTCGCTTCTAGCCGAGCTGGGCCATACCGACGAACTCCTGATCGTGGATGCCGGATATCCGCTCCCGCCCGACGGACACGTCATCGACCTCACCCTGACCCCCGGAATCCCCCGCTTCCTCGACGTCCTCCGGGCCGTCGCCGAGGAGCTGGTCATCGAGGCCGTATCGATCGCCTCCGAGATGACCGAGTTCAGCCCGAAGCTGTATCAGGAAGTCGTCAAGATGCTCGGCGACGTCGATATCGACGAAGTCCCGCACCACGAATTCAAGGAGCAGTCGCTGGCCGTGAAGGGGGTCATCCGCACCGCCGAATTTACCCCCTACGCCAACATCCGGATCCTCTGCGGAAGCGCCTTCTGA